A genome region from Deinococcus arcticus includes the following:
- the rpsR gene encoding 30S ribosomal protein S18: MTQANNAERKPRGKGPKRPRKPKVDPFSIGELEITDYKDVKMLRRFVSDTGKILPRRRTGLSAKHQRRIAQTIKIARQLALLPYTEKLVRK; the protein is encoded by the coding sequence ATGACCCAGGCAAACAACGCCGAGCGCAAGCCGCGCGGCAAGGGGCCCAAGCGCCCCCGCAAGCCCAAGGTGGACCCGTTCTCCATTGGGGAACTGGAAATCACCGACTACAAAGACGTGAAGATGCTGCGCCGGTTCGTTTCGGACACCGGCAAGATTCTTCCCCGCCGCCGCACCGGCCTCTCGGCCAAGCACCAGCGCCGCATTGCGCAGACGATTAAAATCGCCCGCCAGCTGGCCCTGCTGCCCTACACCGAGAAACTGGTCCGGAAGTAA
- the rplI gene encoding 50S ribosomal protein L9: MQVILLEPGKLGKTGDVVNVKDGYARNWLIPQGIAAPATSSNMKSLEARVRARQKILAAEKASAEDLASRLNGVAVELSVRAGEGKIYGAVTHADVAGALDQLGFDVDKRRIDMPKTVKEIGEYDIAYRAHPEVTIPMKLVVHATK; this comes from the coding sequence ATGCAAGTTATTCTTCTTGAACCCGGCAAGCTGGGCAAAACCGGCGACGTCGTGAACGTCAAAGACGGTTACGCCCGCAACTGGCTGATTCCCCAGGGCATCGCCGCGCCCGCCACCAGCTCGAACATGAAGAGCCTGGAAGCGCGCGTGCGTGCCCGCCAGAAGATCCTGGCTGCCGAAAAGGCCAGCGCCGAGGACCTCGCCAGCCGCCTGAACGGTGTGGCCGTGGAACTCAGCGTGCGTGCCGGCGAAGGCAAGATCTACGGCGCCGTGACCCACGCCGACGTGGCTGGCGCCCTGGACCAGCTGGGCTTTGACGTGGACAAGCGCCGCATTGACATGCCGAAGACCGTCAAGGAAATCGGCGAGTACGACATCGCTTACCGCGCCCATCCCGAAGTGACCATTCCCATGAAGCTCGTGGTGCACGCCACGAAGTAA
- a CDS encoding DUF4384 domain-containing protein: MRSFLLVVFLGAVLTACTPPTAPTPDPARDPSASVLPATPRVGQNLTFDLQANGMQGHVALFVEAPDGSVQQLLPNRLPGGAVELAHSGRTSFPAADSAFRLVASAPTGDHQVLVYLSAAPLNLAGISAYANANSAFATVQTQGAGALVTTLLPKLTAQNPGRAGLGTFTVLP, encoded by the coding sequence ATGCGTTCCTTCCTGCTTGTCGTGTTCCTTGGTGCCGTCCTGACCGCCTGTACCCCACCCACTGCGCCCACCCCCGACCCGGCCCGGGACCCCAGTGCGTCAGTGCTTCCGGCCACGCCGCGTGTGGGGCAGAATCTGACCTTTGATCTGCAGGCCAACGGGATGCAGGGCCACGTGGCCCTGTTCGTGGAGGCCCCGGATGGCTCGGTGCAGCAGCTGTTGCCCAACCGCCTGCCGGGCGGGGCGGTGGAGCTGGCCCACAGCGGCCGCACCAGCTTCCCTGCGGCCGACAGCGCCTTCCGACTGGTGGCTTCTGCACCCACTGGGGACCATCAGGTGCTTGTCTACCTCAGCGCCGCGCCCCTGAATCTGGCGGGCATCAGTGCCTATGCCAATGCCAACTCGGCCTTTGCCACGGTGCAGACGCAGGGGGCGGGCGCGCTGGTGACCACGCTGCTCCCCAAGCTCACGGCGCAGAATCCTGGCCGTGCCGGTCTAGGCACCTTTACCGTGCTGCCCTGA
- a CDS encoding DUF1963 domain-containing protein, whose protein sequence is MVHRLPAAASLAEVHVWIRQQLAQMGQPPGTPTEAALHQAVRPCYHLEFEEVPDEQLPVAHSKFGGQPDVPPGWTWPRSPAGGPLRFLCQLRLDQLPGRTPDDDEPPHGLLSFFWLFHPDEQLIVEWWPQLDGLQRRPSLPPGGYAYRPRQVLARRTLSLVDLSVPSGLGGEEHDRFRGLWAQLSQSGAFEFGGVTLFGHVDRASYLSWAESALPRELCDWTLHDPVVNLLRLWSVAHLGDDVLEDTGDNHIYTPEFILRRSDLRARHFHRAHYELSVD, encoded by the coding sequence ATGGTCCACAGGCTTCCAGCCGCCGCGTCCCTCGCTGAAGTTCATGTCTGGATTCGGCAGCAACTGGCCCAGATGGGGCAGCCCCCTGGCACCCCCACTGAGGCAGCGCTGCACCAGGCAGTGCGCCCCTGCTATCACCTGGAATTTGAAGAAGTCCCGGATGAACAGCTTCCAGTCGCCCACAGCAAATTCGGCGGGCAGCCGGATGTGCCCCCGGGCTGGACATGGCCCCGCAGCCCCGCTGGGGGACCCCTGCGTTTTCTGTGCCAGTTGCGGCTCGACCAGTTACCGGGCCGCACGCCCGACGACGACGAGCCGCCGCACGGCCTGCTGTCGTTTTTCTGGCTGTTTCACCCAGATGAGCAGTTGATTGTTGAGTGGTGGCCCCAGTTGGACGGGCTGCAGCGGCGACCCAGCCTGCCTCCAGGCGGCTACGCCTACCGGCCCCGACAGGTGCTTGCCCGCCGCACCCTCAGTCTTGTGGACCTGTCCGTTCCCAGTGGCCTGGGTGGGGAAGAGCACGACCGTTTTCGCGGGCTGTGGGCTCAATTGAGTCAATCCGGGGCATTTGAGTTTGGCGGCGTGACTCTGTTCGGTCACGTGGACCGGGCCTCGTACCTGTCCTGGGCCGAGAGTGCATTGCCCAGGGAGCTCTGCGACTGGACCCTGCATGATCCGGTGGTGAACCTCCTGCGCCTGTGGTCTGTCGCGCACCTGGGCGACGACGTGCTGGAGGATACCGGCGACAATCACATCTACACCCCGGAGTTCATCCTGCGCCGCAGCGATCTGCGGGCCCGGCATTTCCACCGGGCCCACTATGAGCTGAGCGTGGATTGA
- the rny gene encoding ribonuclease Y has product MTMIWVIVALLLGLVGGFLGGQTRGARRRAEVDDRLQQEALQEAQRIRAQAEEAARALRAEADQARQEATRRTQEAAQREEQLTRQGAQLDAQREQVLGLRTQLETERTQAKQEVAREREALATDRQETRREREELKREIERLNRRAEQLDARGEKLDTLEERLEDRSRALGTQETELAERGRLVDLRLYEVANLSPEAARAEILERLEAELEEEKAIRIKAMQERATAEARRTARHVVAQAIQRSASETSAALSVSVVPIPNDAMKGRLIGREGRNIRAFEALTGVDLIIDDTPEAVILSSFNPVRREVARHVLDALVADGRIHPTRIEEMVHKAQDEMKTYMHTQGEEAAIEAGVMGVKPGLVQLLGRMYFRTSYGQNVLKHSIQVAHLTGIMAGELGLDAALARRAGLMHDVGKSIDREIDGTHVEIGINLAKRFGEPPEVIDAIAHHHDPENGQTLYSVLVAAADAISAARPGARREELESYVRRLEQLEQIAVSFPGVQQAYAIQAGREVRVIVQPEKVTDAQATLLAREIAGRVEQDMEYPGQVQVTVVRESRAVEVAR; this is encoded by the coding sequence ATGACGATGATCTGGGTCATTGTGGCGCTGCTGCTCGGATTGGTCGGGGGCTTTCTGGGGGGACAGACACGCGGCGCGCGCAGGCGGGCCGAGGTGGATGACCGACTTCAGCAAGAAGCCCTGCAGGAAGCGCAGCGCATCCGCGCGCAGGCCGAAGAGGCCGCGCGGGCGCTGCGGGCAGAGGCCGACCAGGCCAGGCAGGAGGCCACGCGACGAACGCAGGAAGCCGCGCAACGCGAAGAGCAGCTCACCCGCCAGGGCGCGCAGCTGGACGCCCAGCGCGAACAGGTGCTGGGACTGCGCACGCAACTGGAAACCGAGCGCACCCAGGCCAAGCAGGAGGTGGCCCGCGAGCGCGAGGCCCTGGCCACCGACCGCCAGGAAACCCGGCGAGAGCGCGAGGAACTCAAGCGCGAGATTGAGCGCCTCAACCGCCGCGCCGAGCAACTGGACGCCCGGGGCGAGAAGCTCGACACCTTAGAAGAGCGTCTGGAAGACCGCAGCCGCGCCCTGGGCACCCAGGAAACCGAGCTGGCCGAGCGGGGCCGCCTCGTGGACCTGCGGCTGTACGAGGTGGCCAACCTGTCGCCCGAAGCGGCCCGCGCCGAGATTCTGGAACGGCTGGAGGCCGAACTGGAAGAGGAAAAGGCCATCCGCATCAAGGCCATGCAGGAGCGCGCCACAGCGGAGGCGCGGCGCACCGCGCGCCATGTCGTGGCCCAGGCCATTCAGCGCAGCGCTTCGGAAACGAGTGCTGCGCTGAGCGTTTCGGTGGTGCCCATTCCCAATGACGCCATGAAGGGCCGCCTGATTGGCCGTGAGGGACGCAACATCCGCGCCTTTGAGGCCCTGACCGGTGTGGACCTGATTATTGACGACACCCCAGAGGCGGTGATTCTGTCCAGCTTCAACCCGGTGCGCCGCGAGGTGGCCCGGCATGTGCTGGACGCCCTGGTGGCCGACGGCCGCATTCACCCCACGCGCATTGAGGAGATGGTTCACAAGGCGCAGGACGAGATGAAAACCTACATGCACACCCAGGGCGAGGAAGCGGCCATTGAGGCGGGCGTGATGGGAGTCAAGCCGGGGCTGGTGCAGTTGCTGGGCCGCATGTATTTCCGCACCAGCTACGGCCAGAATGTCCTGAAGCACTCCATTCAGGTGGCGCACCTGACCGGTATCATGGCGGGCGAACTGGGCCTGGACGCCGCCCTGGCGCGGCGCGCGGGCCTGATGCACGACGTGGGCAAGAGCATTGACCGTGAGATTGACGGCACACATGTGGAAATCGGCATCAACCTCGCCAAACGCTTTGGCGAGCCGCCCGAGGTGATTGACGCCATTGCCCACCACCACGACCCCGAAAACGGCCAGACGCTGTATTCGGTGCTGGTGGCCGCCGCCGACGCGATCAGCGCGGCCCGCCCCGGCGCGCGGCGTGAGGAACTGGAATCCTATGTGCGCCGCCTGGAACAGCTGGAACAGATTGCCGTGTCGTTTCCTGGCGTGCAGCAGGCGTACGCCATTCAGGCCGGGCGCGAGGTGCGCGTGATCGTGCAGCCGGAAAAGGTCACCGATGCCCAGGCCACCCTGCTGGCCCGCGAGATTGCCGGCCGGGTGGAGCAGGATATGGAATACCCCGGTCAGGTGCAGGTGACTGTGGTGCGCGAAAGCCGCGCGGTGGAAGTGGCGCGGTAG
- a CDS encoding tRNA (adenine(22)-N(1))-methyltransferase TrmK: MTRAADGPALDARLEAVLAQVRADVHADIGSDHAKLPIRLLRAGRIQRGVIVELNPGPLAHARQNVARAGLAGQLEVRAGDGFAPLAPGEVASASVTGMGAFTILGMLRREPGRLPPTLVLQPNDSAESLRRWARAAGYHLRADLLVPGYWAYPVLRLDRAPGPDPAYDGLPEAAALRYGPALLRGQDPLLRAQVQADLRRLTPLAAPGRVAQTELEMALAAWAWLQGL; encoded by the coding sequence GTGACCCGGGCAGCCGATGGACCCGCACTGGACGCCCGCCTGGAAGCCGTTCTGGCCCAGGTGCGGGCCGATGTTCACGCTGATATTGGCAGCGACCATGCCAAGCTGCCCATCCGGCTGCTGCGCGCGGGCCGCATCCAGCGCGGTGTGATCGTGGAACTGAATCCCGGCCCCCTGGCCCACGCCCGGCAGAACGTGGCGCGCGCCGGGCTGGCGGGCCAGCTGGAGGTGCGCGCGGGCGACGGCTTTGCTCCCCTGGCCCCCGGCGAGGTGGCCAGCGCGAGCGTCACAGGAATGGGCGCCTTCACCATCCTGGGGATGCTGCGGCGCGAGCCGGGGCGCCTGCCGCCCACCCTGGTGCTGCAGCCCAACGACAGCGCCGAATCCCTGCGCCGCTGGGCCCGGGCCGCTGGCTACCACCTGCGCGCCGATCTGCTGGTGCCCGGCTACTGGGCCTACCCGGTACTGCGCCTGGACCGCGCACCCGGCCCGGACCCGGCCTACGACGGCCTGCCCGAGGCAGCCGCGCTGCGCTATGGCCCGGCCCTCCTGCGGGGTCAAGACCCCTTGTTGCGTGCCCAGGTGCAGGCTGACCTCCGCCGCCTGACCCCCCTGGCCGCCCCGGGCCGCGTCGCCCAGACCGAGCTGGAGATGGCCCTGGCCGCCTGGGCGTGGTTGCAGGGGCTCTGA
- a CDS encoding YqhA family protein: MKARPPARLGPARRVTLAGAFGFARLIVELGVLSSFAFSLALFVAAIAQAYVTIRAAFTRLGEPDTTKSLIVAAVEQADTLLIGMALLIISFGLQALFVGRLQNVPPWLHIDSFDDLKQKLIGIVILALGVNFFSVALKWTGGDILAYGLAIAAVILAVGAYSVILTRQGGRSAAPPGEPPA, encoded by the coding sequence ATGAAGGCCCGGCCTCCTGCCCGGCTGGGCCCCGCCCGCCGCGTCACTCTGGCTGGGGCTTTCGGTTTCGCCCGGCTGATCGTGGAACTGGGGGTGCTGAGTTCCTTTGCCTTCAGTCTGGCGCTGTTCGTGGCGGCCATCGCCCAGGCGTACGTGACCATTCGCGCGGCATTCACCCGGCTGGGCGAGCCCGACACCACCAAAAGCCTGATCGTGGCGGCGGTGGAACAGGCCGACACCCTCCTGATCGGCATGGCGCTGCTGATCATCTCGTTTGGCCTGCAGGCGCTGTTTGTGGGCCGGCTGCAGAACGTGCCCCCCTGGCTGCACATTGATTCCTTCGACGATCTCAAGCAGAAACTGATCGGGATTGTGATTCTGGCGCTGGGTGTGAATTTCTTCAGCGTGGCGCTGAAATGGACCGGCGGCGACATCCTGGCGTACGGGCTGGCCATCGCCGCCGTGATTCTGGCTGTGGGGGCCTACTCGGTCATTCTCACCCGGCAGGGCGGCCGGTCTGCCGCGCCCCCCGGGGAGCCGCCCGCGTGA
- a CDS encoding MOSC domain-containing protein, whose translation MKTIHELRATFPQPGRVEWLGLRPARRVPVVRWAQVEAHPLVGLIGDHGKGAPPRLTALTGEVGEAAQPGAAPPVPGGPGRRQVTLIQAEHLPVIAALCGRAQVTPDLLRRNLVVSGLPLLALKDARFQVGEVVLEGTGECHPCSRMEEMLGPGGYNAVRGHGGLTARVIRGGWIREGDEVRPLLSGGPE comes from the coding sequence GTGAAGACCATCCACGAACTGCGCGCCACCTTCCCGCAGCCGGGCCGGGTGGAGTGGCTTGGCCTGCGCCCCGCCCGCCGGGTGCCTGTGGTGCGCTGGGCGCAGGTGGAGGCGCACCCGCTGGTGGGCCTGATTGGCGACCACGGCAAGGGGGCCCCGCCCCGCCTGACCGCTCTGACCGGCGAGGTGGGTGAAGCCGCCCAGCCCGGCGCGGCGCCGCCCGTCCCCGGTGGCCCGGGTCGGCGGCAGGTCACCCTCATTCAGGCCGAGCACCTGCCGGTGATCGCCGCGCTGTGTGGCCGCGCGCAGGTGACCCCGGACCTGCTGCGGCGCAACCTCGTGGTCAGCGGCCTGCCCCTCCTGGCCCTCAAAGACGCCCGCTTTCAGGTGGGCGAGGTGGTGCTGGAGGGCACAGGCGAGTGCCACCCCTGCTCGCGCATGGAAGAAATGCTGGGGCCGGGCGGCTACAACGCGGTCCGCGGCCACGGCGGCCTGACGGCCCGGGTCATTCGCGGTGGCTGGATCCGCGAGGGCGACGAGGTGCGGCCCCTGCTCTCCGGGGGCCCGGAATGA
- the tyrS gene encoding tyrosine--tRNA ligase — MNEIRRNVPVDEQLQILRRGVVDLVSEDDLRRKLERSLETGVPLRVKLGADPTRPDLHLGHAVILRKMRQFQDLGHKVIMLIGDFTAMIGDPSGKSKTRPPLTLEQTRQNAGSYLEQCRLVLRQEPEVLEIRYNGEWLEPMGYADVIRLASRYTVARIMERDDFKKRFEGGVPIAMHELLYPLTQGYDSVALEADVELGGTDQLFNNLVGRALQRDYSQEPQVVMTLPLLVGLDGTEKMSKSLDNYIGLTDEPHAMFAGLMKVPDPLLDNYFTLLTDLRRERIDELLAGHPVAAHRELAREVVRAFYPDADLDAAEARFRAVARGGIPENLPEVTVPGSELGEDGRVSMAKLVVLAGLEPSNGAARKLMQNRGLKLNGEPFTDPQGALSRDQLSAEGGAVLQKGKDKFARLRLGS; from the coding sequence ATGAATGAAATTCGGCGGAATGTACCGGTGGACGAGCAACTGCAGATCCTGAGGCGCGGCGTGGTGGACCTGGTGTCTGAAGACGACCTGCGCCGCAAACTGGAGCGCAGCCTGGAGACCGGCGTGCCCCTGCGCGTGAAGCTGGGCGCCGACCCCACCCGACCGGACCTGCACCTGGGCCACGCGGTGATTCTGCGCAAGATGCGGCAGTTTCAGGATCTGGGCCACAAGGTGATCATGCTGATTGGCGACTTTACCGCCATGATCGGCGACCCCAGCGGCAAGAGCAAAACGCGCCCACCGCTGACCCTGGAACAGACCCGCCAGAACGCCGGCAGCTACCTGGAACAGTGCCGGCTGGTGCTGCGCCAGGAGCCTGAAGTGCTGGAAATTCGCTACAACGGCGAGTGGCTCGAACCCATGGGTTACGCCGATGTGATCCGGCTGGCCAGCCGCTACACGGTCGCGCGCATCATGGAGCGCGACGATTTCAAAAAGCGCTTTGAGGGCGGCGTGCCCATCGCCATGCACGAACTGCTTTACCCGCTGACCCAGGGCTATGACTCGGTGGCGCTGGAAGCGGACGTGGAGCTGGGCGGCACGGACCAGCTGTTCAACAATCTTGTGGGCCGGGCGCTGCAGCGCGACTACAGCCAGGAACCGCAGGTGGTCATGACCCTGCCGCTGCTGGTGGGCCTGGACGGCACGGAAAAGATGTCCAAGAGCCTGGACAACTACATTGGCCTGACCGACGAGCCGCACGCCATGTTCGCGGGGCTGATGAAGGTGCCCGATCCCCTGCTGGACAACTACTTCACCCTGCTCACCGACCTGAGGCGCGAGCGCATTGATGAGCTGCTGGCCGGACATCCGGTGGCCGCTCACCGTGAACTGGCCCGCGAGGTGGTGCGCGCCTTTTACCCGGACGCGGACCTGGACGCGGCCGAAGCGCGCTTCAGGGCCGTGGCCAGGGGCGGCATCCCCGAGAACCTCCCCGAGGTCACGGTGCCGGGCAGTGAACTGGGCGAGGACGGGCGCGTCAGCATGGCAAAACTGGTGGTGCTGGCTGGACTGGAGCCCAGCAACGGCGCCGCGCGCAAGCTGATGCAGAACCGGGGCCTGAAGCTCAACGGTGAGCCCTTCACCGACCCCCAGGGTGCCCTGAGCCGGGACCAGCTCTCGGCAGAGGGCGGCGCGGTGCTTCAGAAGGGCAAGGACAAGTTCGCGCGCCTGCGCCTGGGGTCCTAG
- the pyk gene encoding pyruvate kinase — translation MKDIDRATKIVATVGPASRSPEVLGRMIDAGMNVVRMNFSHGDREDHRQTVQMVRELAEKKGVAIGILQDLQGPKIRVGRFKDGAVTLSPGDTFTITMDDIEGDAERVSSTYKGLVHDVRQGMALLLDDGNMALQVESVRGQDVITKVVIGGVLKNNKGINVPEADLSVPALSEKDVQDMEFGAELGVDWVALSFVRSRDDLLLARHYLSRFGSRAKLMAKIEKPQAVDRFEDILKEVDGVMVARGDLGVEMRPEQVPTIQKRLIRLCREAGKPVITATQMLESMINLPRPTRAEASDVANAIYDGTDAVMLSAESAAGLYPVESVAMMARIAHEAEDSEHYKMLQRQLVIDTELAQDAIASAACNIGEKLDSPAIVTFTSTGGAASRIAKNRPPLAILALTPNEQTRNQLALSWGVVPVLSEDPRNTDDMVRIANDELRRSGLADVGDRYVITAGVPFGVRGTTNMLRVERLREDQLRF, via the coding sequence ATGAAAGACATTGACCGCGCCACCAAGATCGTGGCCACCGTGGGCCCCGCCAGCCGTTCGCCCGAGGTACTGGGCCGCATGATTGACGCGGGCATGAACGTGGTGCGCATGAACTTCAGCCACGGCGACCGCGAAGACCACCGCCAGACCGTGCAGATGGTGCGTGAACTGGCCGAGAAAAAGGGTGTGGCCATCGGCATCCTGCAAGACCTGCAGGGCCCGAAGATCCGCGTGGGCCGCTTCAAGGACGGCGCCGTGACCCTCAGCCCCGGCGATACCTTCACCATCACCATGGACGACATTGAGGGGGACGCCGAGCGGGTCTCCAGTACCTACAAGGGCCTGGTGCATGACGTGCGGCAAGGGATGGCACTCCTGCTGGACGACGGCAACATGGCCCTGCAGGTGGAGAGCGTGCGCGGCCAGGACGTGATCACCAAGGTGGTGATCGGCGGCGTGCTGAAGAACAACAAGGGCATCAACGTGCCCGAGGCGGACCTGAGCGTGCCGGCGCTGTCTGAAAAGGACGTGCAGGACATGGAGTTCGGCGCCGAACTGGGCGTGGACTGGGTGGCCCTGAGCTTCGTGCGTTCACGCGATGATCTGCTGCTGGCCCGGCACTACCTGTCGCGCTTTGGCAGCCGCGCCAAGCTGATGGCCAAGATCGAAAAGCCCCAGGCCGTGGACCGTTTCGAGGACATTCTGAAAGAGGTGGACGGCGTAATGGTGGCGCGCGGCGACCTGGGCGTGGAGATGCGCCCCGAGCAGGTGCCCACCATCCAGAAGCGCCTGATTCGCCTGTGCCGGGAAGCGGGCAAGCCGGTGATCACCGCGACCCAGATGCTGGAGAGCATGATCAACCTGCCCCGGCCCACCCGCGCCGAGGCCTCGGATGTGGCCAACGCCATTTACGACGGCACCGACGCCGTGATGCTCTCGGCCGAGTCGGCGGCGGGCCTGTATCCGGTGGAATCGGTGGCCATGATGGCCCGCATTGCCCATGAAGCCGAGGACAGCGAGCATTACAAGATGCTGCAGCGCCAGCTGGTGATTGACACCGAACTGGCCCAGGACGCGATTGCCTCCGCTGCCTGCAACATTGGCGAGAAGCTGGATTCGCCGGCCATTGTGACGTTCACCAGCACGGGCGGCGCGGCCTCACGCATTGCCAAGAACCGCCCCCCGCTGGCCATTCTGGCGCTGACCCCCAACGAACAGACCCGCAATCAGCTGGCCCTGTCGTGGGGCGTGGTGCCGGTGCTCAGCGAAGACCCGCGCAACACCGACGACATGGTGCGCATTGCCAACGACGAACTGCGCCGCAGTGGCCTGGCCGATGTGGGCGACCGCTACGTGATCACGGCGGGCGTGCCCTTCGGCGTGCGCGGCACCACCAACATGCTGCGCGTGGAGCGCCTGCGCGAGGACCAGCTGCGCTTCTGA
- the eno gene encoding phosphopyruvate hydratase → MKIQKVIAREVLDSRGNPTVEAEVHLDSGLLGRAIVPSGASTGTHEALELRDGGSRYLGKGVRTAVKNVNEALGPAVVGLEASEQAAIDAALMAVDGTPNKGQLGGNAILAVSLATARAAAAELNIPLYRYLGGSNARTLPVPMMNLINGGAHADNSVDFQEFMVMPVGAPTFREALRYGAETFHTLKKVLASKGYNTNVGDEGGFAPDLKSNEEALNVLLEAIEKAGYEPGKDIAIALDPAVTELYKDGQYHLESEGRSLSTAEMVDFWADWASRYPIVSIEDGLAEDDWDGWAALTARIGGQVQLVGDDLFVTNPERLQRGIDTGVGNAILVKVNQIGSLTESMDAIELAKRHHYGTVISHRSGESEDHFIADLAVATNAGQIKTGSASRSDRIAKYNQLLRIEDSLGDRAVYPGRKALR, encoded by the coding sequence ATGAAGATTCAGAAAGTGATCGCCCGTGAAGTCCTGGACTCGCGCGGGAACCCCACCGTGGAAGCTGAAGTTCACCTCGACAGTGGCCTGTTGGGCCGCGCCATCGTGCCCAGCGGGGCCAGCACCGGCACCCACGAGGCGCTGGAACTGCGTGACGGCGGCAGCCGCTACCTGGGCAAGGGCGTGCGGACGGCCGTGAAGAACGTCAACGAGGCGCTGGGGCCCGCCGTGGTGGGCCTGGAGGCCAGCGAGCAGGCCGCCATTGACGCTGCCCTGATGGCCGTGGACGGCACCCCCAACAAGGGCCAGCTGGGCGGCAACGCCATTCTGGCTGTCAGCCTCGCCACGGCGCGCGCAGCGGCGGCCGAGTTGAACATTCCCCTGTACCGCTACCTGGGCGGCAGCAACGCCAGGACGCTGCCGGTGCCCATGATGAACCTCATCAACGGCGGGGCGCACGCCGACAACTCGGTGGACTTTCAGGAATTCATGGTGATGCCGGTGGGCGCGCCGACCTTCCGCGAGGCGCTGCGCTACGGCGCCGAGACCTTCCACACTCTGAAAAAGGTGCTGGCCAGCAAGGGCTACAACACCAACGTGGGCGACGAGGGCGGCTTCGCCCCGGACCTGAAAAGCAACGAGGAAGCGCTGAACGTGCTGCTTGAAGCTATCGAGAAGGCCGGTTACGAGCCCGGCAAGGACATCGCCATCGCACTGGACCCCGCCGTGACCGAGCTGTACAAGGACGGCCAGTACCACCTGGAGAGCGAGGGGCGCAGCCTCTCCACCGCCGAGATGGTGGACTTCTGGGCCGACTGGGCCAGCCGCTACCCGATTGTCAGCATTGAAGACGGTCTGGCCGAGGACGACTGGGACGGCTGGGCCGCCCTGACTGCCCGGATTGGGGGGCAGGTGCAGCTGGTGGGGGACGACCTGTTCGTGACCAACCCCGAGCGCCTGCAGCGCGGCATTGACACGGGGGTGGGCAACGCCATTCTGGTGAAGGTCAACCAGATTGGGTCCCTGACCGAGAGCATGGACGCCATTGAGCTGGCCAAGCGACACCATTACGGCACCGTGATCTCGCACCGCAGCGGCGAGTCTGAAGACCACTTCATCGCGGACCTTGCGGTGGCCACCAACGCCGGGCAGATCAAAACGGGCTCGGCCAGCCGCTCGGACCGCATTGCCAAATACAACCAGCTGCTGCGCATTGAAGACAGCCTGGGCGACCGCGCGGTCTATCCGGGCCGCAAGGCGCTGCGCTAA
- the dnaN gene encoding DNA polymerase III subunit beta, translating to MNVQVTKKILSEGLGLLERVIPSRSSNPLLTSLKVEASEAGLTLSGTNLEIDLSCFVPAEVKSPRNFVVPAHLFAQIVRNLGGELVELELSGQELSVRSGGSDFKLQTGDTDAYPPLSFPAQADVSLDAGELARAFASVRYAASNEAFQAVFRGIKLEHRPESARVVASDGYRVAIRDFPASGDGRNLIIPARSVDELIRVLKDGEARFTYGEGLLSVTTDRVRMNLKLLDGDFPDYERVIPKEIKLQVTLPATALKEAVNRVAVLADKNANNRVEFLVSEGKLRLAAEGDYGRAQDTLDVVQGGTEPAMSLAFNARHVLDALGPIEGEAELLFSGSTSPAIFRAAGGGGYMAVMVTLRV from the coding sequence ATGAACGTACAAGTCACCAAAAAAATTCTGAGCGAGGGCCTGGGCCTGCTGGAGCGGGTGATCCCCAGTCGCAGCAGTAACCCCCTGCTCACGTCCCTGAAGGTGGAGGCCAGTGAGGCGGGCCTGACCCTGAGCGGTACAAACCTGGAAATTGACCTCTCCTGTTTTGTGCCCGCCGAGGTGAAATCCCCCCGCAACTTCGTGGTGCCGGCCCACCTGTTCGCGCAGATTGTGCGCAACCTGGGCGGCGAGCTGGTGGAACTGGAACTCAGCGGACAGGAATTGTCCGTGCGCTCCGGTGGATCGGACTTCAAGCTGCAGACCGGCGACACCGACGCCTACCCGCCCCTGAGTTTCCCTGCCCAGGCCGATGTGAGCCTGGACGCGGGCGAACTGGCCCGCGCCTTTGCCAGCGTGCGCTACGCCGCCAGCAACGAGGCGTTTCAGGCCGTGTTCCGGGGCATCAAGCTGGAGCACCGCCCCGAGAGTGCGCGCGTGGTGGCCTCGGACGGGTACCGGGTGGCCATTCGTGACTTTCCGGCCAGCGGAGACGGCCGCAACCTGATCATCCCGGCGCGCAGCGTGGACGAGCTGATCCGCGTGCTCAAGGACGGCGAGGCCCGTTTCACCTACGGCGAGGGTCTGCTGAGCGTGACCACCGACCGCGTGCGCATGAACCTGAAGCTGCTGGACGGCGACTTCCCGGATTACGAACGCGTGATTCCCAAGGAAATCAAGCTCCAGGTGACGCTGCCCGCCACTGCGCTGAAAGAAGCCGTGAACCGCGTGGCCGTGCTGGCTGACAAGAACGCCAACAACCGGGTGGAATTTCTGGTGTCTGAAGGCAAGCTGCGCCTGGCCGCTGAGGGGGACTATGGCCGCGCCCAGGACACCCTGGACGTGGTGCAGGGCGGCACCGAACCGGCCATGAGCCTGGCCTTCAACGCCCGGCATGTACTCGACGCCCTGGGCCCCATCGAGGGGGAAGCCGAACTGCTGTTCTCGGGCTCTACCAGCCCCGCCATCTTCCGCGCGGCGGGCGGTGGGGGGTACATGGCGGTTATGGTCACGCTGCGCGTTTAA